From the Mycobacterium sp. 155 genome, the window GGTATGTCACGCAGCGTCGAACGTGACCACGTCGATACTCAATTGGCCCTCGATCACGCTCACCGTTCTCACCGGCGGTCCCGGTAGCGGCGGGGCGGTCGACCGGTAGACCGCCCCGGTCGGAGTCACGAACTCAGCGCCGTGCACGCCGTCGATCTCACTCGTGGTGACCGACCAGCCGGGTGCTTCCTTGGCGTAGTTGCACGCTTCGCACGCGCCGAGCCCATTGCGCGCGCTCGTCGGACCACCTTGGTGTTTCGGCACCGCATGGTCGTGATGGCGAATCGGCGCATCGCAGTAGGGAGTCCGGCAGGTCTGGTCCCTCAGGTCGAGTAGTGCCGCCAAGCCTTTCGGGAAAAGTCGTGCTTGCGACTCCATCGCGACCAACTGTCCGCTTCGGGGATGCCGATACAGGCGTCGCAGGGTCGCCTTCACCTGGGCGGCGGCGTCGCTGATCAAGGCACGCGCGAAACCCGCGGGGACGGGCCCGTAGCCGCCGACCCATGCGGGGGCGTGGTCGTCACCGGCCAAGGTGGTATCCGCCATCACCAGGTTCAGCGCGATCGGCACAGGTTGTGCTGCCGGCCTGCCGGTAACCCGTTCGAACACTGTGTCCGCCATGATCTGTCCGCGTGAGCGTTCGTCGAATGTGGTGTCGGCGGCGCGCTTCAAGGCCGCATACACCGCGACCCCCTGGTGGACCGGCAGCAGCACGGTCACGTACGTCATCGTGTCCGGTGCCGGCCTGATCGTCACACACCGGTCTTCGGCGGCCTTGGCCGAACGCTCGACGACCGCAGCGACATCCAGATTCGCGGCGATCTTTTTGGCCTCGGCGGTGATCCGCGAATTACCCCAACCCTCCAGGCGGGACACGTCTGCGCATAGCTCGGCGTCCAACCGGCGTCGGTGTTCGATGCTCAGACAGGCCGATTCGCGCACGATCAGGGTGGCCCGCCATTCCGACAACGCGCCGCACTCCAAAGCTGCCAGGGTGTATGGCATTTCGTGGACGAGGGCCTGGGCCATGCCCAGATGGGTGCCGCCGCAGACGGGAGCATCGTGGCGTGCCAACGCCACCTCACTGGCCAACCCGCGGCCCCGCCGCTTGGCCGGCACACCGGCGACAGCCTCGGCGGCGCGACGTTTGGCGGCCCACAACGCGGTTGCCCGCGCCTGCGCGGCGGCTGCGGCCGACTTCAGCCGTTCGAAGGTCTCGACCTGGGCGCGCAGCTCATTTTCGCTGGCGGCGAGATCGACTTCGAACAAACTTTCGAACACAATTCGATGCTACTCGAGGCTGCCGACAACTTCTGGGCTCAGCTCCGCACCCACGGCCCGATCCGGCGCAGCGCCTCTTCGATGTCGCTTGTCGGTCCGGCGAACGACAGCCGGACGTAGGAACCGCCCCGGGTGGTGTCGAAGTCGATGCCGGGTGTGATCGCAACCCCGGTGTCGGCCAACAACTTTGAGCAGAAGAACAACGAGTCGTCGGTGAGGTCGCTGACATCGGCGTACACGTAGAACGCGCCGTCGGTCGGTGCCAGCCGGTCGATCCCGATGGCGCGCAGTCCATCGAGGAGCAGCCCGCGATTGTCGGCGTAGTGGGCCAGTAGCCCGTCGGCCTCGGCGAGTGACTCGGGCGTGAACGCCGCCACCGCGGCATGTTGAGCGAGCGCGGGCGGGCAGATGTTGAGATTGCCGGTGAGGCAGTCCACCGCGCGGCGGAGTTCCTCGGGCACCAGCAGCCAGCCCAGCCGCCAGCCGGTCATCGCGAAGTACTTCGAAAAGCTGTTGACCACCACGGCATCTCGGGAGGTCTCCCAGGCGCAGCTGGTCGCGGGCGCATCGTCGTAGACCAGGCCGTGGTACACCTCGTCACTGATCAGCCGCACGCCCGAGTCCTCGCACCACGTGGCGATCGCGGCGAGCTCAGCGGGTGCGATAACGGTCCCCGTAGGATTCGCGGGGCTGGCCACGATCACACCGGCGACCGCCGGATCCAACTCTTCGAGCATGGAAACCGTGGGCTGGAACCGGGTCTCCGGGCCGCACGGAATCTCGACGACTTCGCAGCCGAGCGCGGTGAGGATGTTGCGGTAACACGGGTACCCGGGGCTGGCGATCGCCACCCGATCCCCGACGTCGAAACACGCGAGGAACGTCAGCAGGAATCCGCCGGACGATCCGGTGGTGAGCACGACGTCGTCGACGCCGAGGTCGAGGCCGTACTTGCGGTACGACGCGGCGATCTGGGCACGCAATTCCGGGATCCCCAGCGCGACGGTGTAGCCCAGCCGGTTGCCATGGATCGCCGCAACAGCGGCCTCGCGCACCGCGGTCGGCGGCCCCGCGCTGGGCTGACCGGCCGACAGGTTGACCAGGTCACCATGGGTGCGCTGACGTTCGGCGGCGGCCAGCCACACGTCCATCACGTGGAACGGCGGGATACCTGCGCGCAATGAGACATCCATCTCAGCCAGGCTAGAACATCGCCATCGTCGAGCGCCTCTGGTCCCACCGCCTGGTGCCCGACATCTGCTGAGGGCTCGGTCGGACCCTAAGGTTCAAGGCATGAGTGACTCCGGCGACGAAAGTTTTCTGACCGTCGTCGTCGCGCTCGGCGCCAACGCATTGATCGCCGTCGCCAAGACCCTGGCCGCGGTGGTCACCGGGAGCGCTTCGATGCTGGCAGAGTCCGCTCACTCGTGGGCGGATACCGGCAACGAAGTGTTTTTGCTGATCGGCACCCGCAAGTCGAACAAACCTGCCGACGCCGAACACCGGCTCGGTTACGGCAGGGCCGGCTACATCTGGTCGATGTTCGCGGCCTTCGGGTTGTTCACCGTGGGTGCCGTGGTGTCGATCTGGCACGGGATCCAGTCGCTGAGCGAGGAAGCCGCGGCCACGTCGTACGGCTGGGCGTACGCGGTGCTGGCGGTGTCCTTCGTATTGGAGGGAACCTCGTTCCTGCAGGCGCTTTCACAGACCCGCTCGGGCGCGGTGCAGCGGCGGATCCATCCGCTGCGCTACATTCGGGTGACATCCAACCCCATGCTGCGCGCGGTCTTCGCCGAGGATCTGTCGGCCCTGATCGGCATCGTGATCGCGACGAGCGGCATCCTGGCCCATCAGCTCACGGGGAATGCGCTGTGGGACGCGATCGGCTCCATCCTGGTCGGTCTGCTGCTCGGCTGCGTCGCACTGTTCCTCATCGGACGCAACATGGACTTCCTCACCGGCGAGGCGGTCACCCCACTTGCCCGCAACAATGTGCTGCGTGCGCTGCGGGACCATCGCGACGTCGAACGGATCAGCTACCTGCATATGGAGTGGGTCGGTGCTGATCGCATCTACCTTGTCGCCGCGGTCGACCTGGTCGGTGACGCCGCCGAATCCAATGTTGCCGCTCGGCTCAGCACCATCGTCGACGCGCTGCAGGCCCGCCCGGAGATCGTGCGGGCAGTGCTGACCCTCACCCGGCCGGGCGACACCACTGACCTGCTGCCCGGTGAGCTGCCTGACTGGTACCGCTGAGTCAGGTTGAATTGGGGTGTGGCCGAAACCAATCCTCAGATCGTCAGCGCCAGCCGGGAGATCGCTGCCCCGGCGGCGACCATCTTCGAACTGATCGCCGACCCCGCCCAACAACCACGCTGGGACGGCAACGACAACCTGGTGCAGGCCGAGGCCGGGCAGCGGGTGCATGCGGTAGGGGACGTGTTCACCATGACCCTCACGACGGGCGGTGTGCGCGAGAACCACATCGTGGAATTCGAGGAGGGTCGACGGATCGCGTGGCGGCCGTCGGAGGTCGGCGCCGAGCCGCCGGGGCACCTGTGGCGCTGGGAACTCACGCCGCTTGACGACGGGCATACCAACGTCACCCACACTTACGACTGGACAGCGCTGACCGACCAGAAGCGGTTGGTGCGGGCCCGCGCCACCACGGCGGACAAGCTGCTGGGCTCGATCGACCGGCTCGCCGCCATCGCCGCGGAGGGCTAGCGCCCGGCTGCGAATTCCCGCAGCGACTCCACCTGCCCGGCATCCAATGACGGGCGAACGGTTTCGCGGGCCGCCGCGACGTCCGCGGCGGTGACGTCGGCTGCGTCGATCGAGCGTCGCATCGCCGTCAGCGCCGCCTCCCGCAGCAGCGCCGAGCAGTCGGCGGCACTGTAACCGTCCAACTCGGTGGCGAGCGCGTCCAGATCGACGTCGGTGGCCAGCGGAATGGATCTGCCTGCGGTACGCAGGATTTCGCGGCGGGCATCGACGTCGGGCGGTTCGACGAATACCAGCCGCTCGAGCCGGCCCGGCCGCAGCAATGCGGGGTCGATGAGGTCGGGCCGGTTGGTCGCACCGAGCACGATGACGTCGCGCAGTGGATCGATACCGTCGAGCTCGGTCAGTAGCGCGGCCACCACGCGGTCGGTCACTCCGGAATCCACACTCTGTCCCCGCCGTGGTGCCAGCGCGTCGATCTCGTCGAGGAACACCAGCGACGGCGCAGAATTGCGGGCCCGGGCGAACAGTTCGCGGACGGCCTTCTCCGACGAGCCGACCCATTTGTCCATCAGCTCAGCACCTTTGACGGCATGCACCGATAGCCGGCCCGAGCTGGCCAGTGCCCGCACCAAAAACGTCTTGCCGCAGCCCGGCGGGCCGTACAGGAGTACGCCGCGCGGCGGCTGCACACCCAGCCGCGCGAAGGTGTCGGGATGCTGCAGCGGCCACAGCACCGCTTCGGTCAGGGCCTGTTTGGTTTCGACCATGTCGCCGACGTCGTCGAGGGCGATCGATCCGACCGAGACCTCCTCGGACGCCGACCGTGACAACGGCCGGATCACCGTGAGCGCCCCAGCCAGATCCTCTTGTCCCAGCACCGGTTCCGCGCCGTCCGCGCTGGCCCGTGCCGCGGCCCGCAGTGCCCCCTCACGCACCACGGCGGCCAGGTCGGCGACCACGAAACCCGGTGTGCGGTCGGCGATCTCGTCGAGATTCAAATCGGCGGACGGCACGCCGCGCAGCAGCACCTCCAGCAGGGCCTTGCGGGTCGCGGCGTCGGGCAGGCTCAACCCGAGCTCACGGTCGCACAGGTCGGGTTCGCGCAACCGCGGGTCGACGGACTCCGGCCGGGCCGAGGTGGCGATGAACGCCACCCCGCGGGTGGCCACGGCGTTGCGCAGCTCGGTGAGGATCAGGGTGGCCACCGGATCGGCCGGCCGATCGGTGCTGGCCGGCAGCAACGCGTCGACGTCGGTGATCAACAGCACGCCGCCGCCGTCGCGCACGGCCTGCACCGCGGCCGCCACGCGCTTGAGCCGGTCCTCGGCGTGCAGCGCACCAACCTCGGGTCCGTCCAACTCGACCAGCCGCCGGGATACGCACACCACTCGGACCATGGTGGCTTTGCCGACCCCGGCGGGTCCGGACACCAGGACACCGAGATTGGCCGTGGCGCCCAGGGTTTCGAGCAGCTTGGGTTCATCGAGAGAAAGCTTGAGCCACTCGGCCAGCTTGGCCGCCTGGATGTGCTTGCCCTTCAGGTCGTCGAAGCTGACCGCCGCTTTGCCCTGCGCGGGGCTGACGGTGTGCCGGCCTGCCGACTCGGGGGCCGCTGTGGCACCGCCAACCGGCGCCGTGGCGAGCCCATCACCCCACGACACCACTGAATTCGGTTGCACGCTCACCGGTCCGGAAGGGTCCACCCCGGTCACAGTCAGCAGTTCGGAGGTCCAGGTGATGCCCACCGAGGAGGCCAGCGCGCCGGTGGCTGCCGACGTCGACGTGCCAGGACCGAGGTCGCGGGGCAACAGCGACACCGTGTCACCGACCGTCATCACCTTGCCCAGCAAGGCCATCCGCAGGGTGGCCGACGAGATCGACTGGGTGGCCAGCTTCGACCCGGACACCGTCACCGAGCGGGCCCCGTACACCGTCACCGGGGACACCATCACGGTGGCGTCTTCGCGCAGCCCGGCGTTGGACAGCGTGACGTCGTCGAGCAGCGCGGTGCCGGTTGGGGTGCCGACCGGGGCGATCCCGGCCACCGCCGCGGTGGTGCGCGAACCGGTCAGCGATACCGCGTCCCACTCGCGCAGTCCGAGCGCGGCAAGGACTTCGGGGTGTAACCGCACCACGCCGCGGCGGGCGTCGAGCGCGGAGGTGTTCAGCCGGGCGGTCAGCTGTAGGTGGCTGGTCACCTCGGGGGCTTCCGCAGCCCTAGACGTGCCATCGAGCGCCGGTGCGGTTGGGCCCGGCGGATGGCCCGCCGCTGAGCGCGGCGCTGCCGAGGCTTGTCGTCCCATGATTCCGGATGGGCGGCCACCCAGTGTTTGGTGCGTACCGCAAACGGGATGTGGATCACGTAAGCCACGATGATCACCAGGATCACGATGTAGCCGTAGAACACCGAGGCCGCCACCCCGATCGCCACCAGTACCAGCAACGGCGCGACCATGTTCGGCGGCACCGTGAAGGTGTGCACCTTGCGCATCGGAATGCGACTCACGACCAGCAGTGAGACGCCGATCATCCAGACGATCACCACCCACTCCGCGGCGACGCTGTCCCACCAGGCGCCCGGGAACTGCATCTTGGCCGCCAGCGGGCCGATCGCGCCGATCGCGCCGGCCGGGGCGGGCATGCCGACGAAGTACTCCTTTTCATAGGCGGGCTGGTCCACGTCGAGCAGTGCGTTGAACCGCGCCAGCCGCAGCACTATGCACACCGCGTACAACAGCACGACGATCCAGCCCTGTTGGGAGTGCGACAGCAGCGTCGCGTACACGATGAACGCCGGTGCCACACCGAAGTTCACCGCGTCGGCCAGCGAGTCGATCTCCTCGCCCATCTTGGAGGTGGCCTTGAGCATGCGAGCCACCCGACCGTCGAGGGCGTCGAGGATCGCCGCGGCCGCCAAGAAGGCCATGGCCTGTGTCGGCAGACCGTCCAGGGCCATCTTGACCGAGGTCATGCCCAGGCAGATGGCCGCGACGGTCAGGGTGCTCGGCAGCATCCGGACCGGCCTCGCCGGCGATTTGATACGGGCTCTGATCATGACAAACCCGCGATCACGCCAGCTCCGCCAATACGGTTTCCCCGGCCAACGCCCGCTGGCCCTGGCTGACAAGCAGTTTCGATCCCGCGGGCAGGTAGGTGTCCAGGCGTGAGCCGAACCGGATCAGCCCGTAGGTTTCGCCGATGGCGAGTTTGTCGCCGACCCGCGCATCGCACACGATCCGGCGGGCGATGAGACCGGCGATCTGCACCGCGATCACCTGGACCCCGTCGGGCGTGCGGATGACGACGCTGTTGCGCTCGTTGTCTTCGCTGGCGGCCTCCATTTCCGCGGAGTGGAACCGTCCCGGGCGGTGCTGCACGGCCACCACCTCACCGCCGATGGGGGCGCGCTGCACATGTGCGTCGAGCACCGACAGGAAGATGCTGACCCTCGGTAGCGGGGTTTCCGGCAAACCCAACTCGGCCGGTGGCACGGCGTCCTGGATCAGGCACACCAGCCCGTCGGCCGGTGAGACCACCACACCCGGCCGGGTCGGTGGCACCCGGGGCGGATGCCGGAAGAAGGCGGCATTCGCGCCGGCGGCGAGCAGCCCGGCACGCCGTATCCAGCGGTGATTGCGTCCGATCGCGGCGACCGCGAGGCTCGCGCCGACGAACGGCAGACCCGCGGAATGCATGGGCGGAACGCTGGATCGCACCAGCGCCGCAAGGCGTTCTGGACCGGATTGGAGGTCGGGGCGTCTGGCCATCGGGAGGATTCTACGTGCGCCGGGTTATCTGAGGTCCCAGACCGGAACCGGTGCTCCGGCGGCCAGTTCGGTGACGTCCTCGTCGATCTCCACCAGACAGTTCGCCGAGGCCAGCCAACGCAGGTGGTGTGACCCCGGAGGCCCGTAGCTGGTCACGGTATCGCCGGTCAGCACACCACGGCGGAACTGCCGTTTTCCGCGCGGCGAGGTCAGATCCTCACTGAGGAACGCGGCGCGTCGCGGTCGGTCCGGCCTGGGATGGCCCATCGCCGCGCGCAGCGGGCCGCGGATGAACACCTCGAAGGACACCAGGGCGCTCACCGGGTTGCCGGGCAACGTGACGATAGGGGTGCCGTCGACCGAGCCCGAGCCCTGCGGCATGCCGGGCTGCATGGCCACCTTCACGAACTCGACCTGTTCGGACAGAGCATCTTTGACCACCTCGTAAGCCCCGGCGCTCACTCCGCCCGTGGTGATGATCAGATCGACCTCGGCGGCATGCGCGGCCAGGGTGGCGCGGAACGTCTCGACGTCGTCGACGGACATCGGTGCGACGGTCACCTCGGCACCGGCGTCGCGGACCGCCGCAGCCAGCATCACCGCGTTCGATTCGTAGATCTGGCCGGGCAGCAGCGGGATGCCGGGCGCCACCAGCTCGGTACCGGTCGACATCACCAAGACCCGCTGCCGCGGAACCACGGGGAGGTTGGGCAGCCCCAGTGCGGCGGCCAGACCGAGTGCCGCGGGGGTGACCGCCTGCCCGGCCTGCAGGACTGTGGCGCCCGCCATGACGTCCTCACCGGCGATGCGGATGTGCTGCCCGGGCCGCACCGAGGCCCGGATGGTCACAGTGTCGGTGGCACCGTCGGTGGCCTCCACCGGGACCACCGCGGTGGCGCCGGCCGGCACCGGGGCGCCGGTCATGATCCGGTGCGCGGCACCGGGTTTGAGCGTCAGCGGATCGGTACGCCCGGCCGGGATGTCCTCGGCGACCGGCAGCCGCACCGGGTGCTCGGCGGTGGCACCGACCAGGTCGGTGGCGACGACGGCGTAGCCGTCCATGGCCGAGTTGTCGAACCCGGGCAGCGACAGCGGCGCGACGACACTGGCGGCCAACACCAAACCCAGCGTGTCCGCGAGTGGTAGTTGTTGTGGCACACGGGTTTTGAACAGACCGGCGATGGTGCTCTGATGTTCTTCGACGGTGCGCACGGGTAACACGATACTTTCGTCGCCTACGGCCGCGCCCGAGCCTGGTGATGGAATCGCCGTCGACGGACCTTCAGCGAGCTCCATTCACCGAGAGAGACACCCGCCGCGAGCGCAGTGCTGATCGCCAACGCCCCCAAGACCGAGGAGAATCCCACGTAAGTCTGCTCGTTCAGAATCGCGTAGATGCCGTGGAGCAGGGACAGGCCCGGCAGCAGCGGAGTGATACCCGAAATCGACACGAGCAGCGGTGGGGCGAGATGGCGGCGCTCCATCAGTTGCCCGACCAGGCCGACCGGAACCGCGGCGATGAACGACGATGTCACGGGACCCAATCCCATGCTCAGCCCGATTAGATAACCGACGATGGCGGTGGCGCCGCCGAACGCCGCGGCCACCGCTGCCTTGCGTTCGGCGTAGCAGGCCAGGGCGAACGCTGCCGCACTGGCCGCGCCGAATGCCACCCGCACGGGCATTTCGGCCAGCGCGGGCGGTGCGGTCGCGCCCATGTCGATGGCCGGCGCCCCGAACCGGTTGGCGAGGTGTAGGACCAAGGCCACCCCGGCGATCGTCGCGGCGGTCAGCATGAGCAACTCGAAGAAGCGGCCCGCGGCGGTCACAGGTGCACCGGCGATGACGTCGCCGACCGAGCCCACCAGCGACAGGCCGGCGAGGATCACCACCAGGCCGGCCGCGATGGCCACAGTCGGTTCGAACGGCACGCCTTTCTTGAGGCACAGCCAGAAGATCACCAGCGGTGGCGCGGTCGCGATCACCCCGCCGATCGCGTACTGGAAGAAGAACGGGAGACCCTGCTTGTTCAGGTGGCGGTTGACGCGGTCGATCAACATGGTGCTCAACGCACTGACCAGACATACCAGCAGGCTGCCGCCCAAGGTTCCCGCGGTCGCGAATGCCAGTGCGCCCCACGCGAGGGTCGCGACCCAGCGCTTGTAGGGATGCGGGGCGGTGATGATGGCGTCCAGCTCGGCGTGCGCATCCGCTGGGCTCAGCTTCTGCGCGGTGATGCGCCGGATCAGCCGGCCGAGCGCCGCCAGCCGACTGAAGTCCATGGACCTGGAGTGGACGATGTGCATCGAGCTGGCCGGCGGCAGCGTGGGCCCGCGGTACACCGCGATGTGTATCGCCGTGTTGATGACATCGACTTCGCAGTGCTCGATCCCGTACGCGGACACGACTTTGGTGACCTGGTGCCCAGTGGCAACCGCCGGTGTCCCCGACGCCATCAGGACCGATCCGAGGGTGCCAGCGAGGTCGAGCACCGCGCCGACGCGCGCATCGTAGAAATCGTCGGGTGCTTTCCGGTCGGGTTTGATCAGAGGGAAACTGTCGGTCGGTGCCTCGGTCTCCCGGACGATCCGGCTCAAGATTCTGCGTTGACGAGCCCGCCGCTGAGGCTGGCCCGCAGGATCACCGGTCAACGGCAAGAACTCCTTTTTGGTACATGTGGGTCGCCTGCCGGAGCTACACCGGGTAGCTCACGCCGGTCAGCTCCTCCGACACTGTCCACAACCGGCGCTGCAGGTCCACATCGTGCGACTGCTTGCTGGACTGGACGAGCTTCGGGTAGCCGCGCAGCTCGCGGAATCCGGACGGACCGTAGTACTGGCCGCCGCGCACCGCCGGATCGGTCGCCGCTCGCAGCGTGGCCAGGGCTCCCGTGAGTGCGCTGTTGGTGACCAGAGCCGTGAGTTGGCTGACACCCGGTAGCCCGGCGCCGGGAATGTGGCGCGTGAGTTCTGTGTCGGAGATCCCCGGGTGGGCGGCCACGGCGATGGTGGGCTCGTTCTTCGCGGCGAGCCGACGCTGCAGTTCGTAGGTGAACAGCAGATTCGACAGCTTGGACTGCCCGTAGGCGGCCACCCGGTTGTAGCTGTGTTCCCACTGCAGATCGTCGAAGTGGATAGCGGCCTGAATGCGGTGGGCAATGCTGGCAACTGCGACGACGCGCGAGCCGTCGACCGGCAGCAGATGGTCGAGCAGCAGCCCCGTCAGAGCGAACGCGCCCAGATGGTTGGTGCCGAACTGCAACTCGAAGCCGTCGACGGTGGTCTGCTTCGGCGGATACATCACGCCGGCGTTGTTGATCAGCAGATCGATACGCGGATATGCGGCCCGCAGTTCGTCGGCGGCAGTACGCACCGAGTCCAGCGAGCCCACGTCCAGCTGCTGCAGCTTGAGGTCGGCTTTCGGAGTCGACGCGGTGATACGGTCGACGGCTTCGCGGCCCTTGTCCAGGTTGCGCACCGCGATCACCACATGCGCGCCCTTGCCGGCCAGCACGCGCGCGGTCTCATACCCCAGGCCGGTGTTGGAGCCGGTGACGATGGCGATCCGGCCCGATTGGTCGCTGACGTCGGCCTCGGTCCACTTCGCGGTGGCGCTCATGGGTAAAACTCTACGGAGTATTCGGGCATGCTCGACGTATCGATCGCATGACGCTTCTGATCCAGAACATCCGCCGAGCGTTTATTGTCGCTGCATGGCGATCGGTGGCGTGCTTTTCGACATCGACGGCGTGCTCGTCACGTCGTGGCAGCCGATTGCCGGGGCTGCCGAAACACTGCAGGTGCTCAGCGACCATCAGATAGCCCGGTCCTATCTGACGAATACCACCACCCGTACCCGCGCGCAGATCGCCGAGTTGCTGGCCGGCGCGGGCATGGAGGTCGACGCCGGCGAGGTCATCACTGCCGCGGTCCTCACCGCCGACTACGTGCGTGACCGGTATCCCGATGCCCGATGTTTCCTGGTCAACAACGGACAGATCGACGAGGACATGCCCGGTGTCGACCTGGTGTATTCGAGTGAATTCACCGGGCCGCGAGCCCCCGAGACACCCGACGTGGTGTTGCTCGGCG encodes:
- a CDS encoding SDR family NAD(P)-dependent oxidoreductase, which produces MSATAKWTEADVSDQSGRIAIVTGSNTGLGYETARVLAGKGAHVVIAVRNLDKGREAVDRITASTPKADLKLQQLDVGSLDSVRTAADELRAAYPRIDLLINNAGVMYPPKQTTVDGFELQFGTNHLGAFALTGLLLDHLLPVDGSRVVAVASIAHRIQAAIHFDDLQWEHSYNRVAAYGQSKLSNLLFTYELQRRLAAKNEPTIAVAAHPGISDTELTRHIPGAGLPGVSQLTALVTNSALTGALATLRAATDPAVRGGQYYGPSGFRELRGYPKLVQSSKQSHDVDLQRRLWTVSEELTGVSYPV